From the Tistrella bauzanensis genome, one window contains:
- a CDS encoding 16S rRNA (uracil(1498)-N(3))-methyltransferase gives MADAPRLYIDADRFAAPTAGARIVLDDDQAHYLRAVMRREDGAALAVFNGRDGEWAARLVAIGKRGAAVDLDHQTRAPAPERRLELIMAPVKRGPVELAVEKATELGVTAIRFAITRRTVVDRLRLDRLTAIAREAAEQCERLSLPLIVEAAPLDAVLDRVQSEASAAADGPLPVLFGDETGGGVALAMAAAGLAGAPVGLLVGPEGGFDPAELDRLRARPHVTAIGLGPRVLRAETAAIAGLAVLQALAPEGGGPRCRQAVP, from the coding sequence ATGGCCGACGCGCCCCGACTGTATATCGATGCCGACCGCTTCGCCGCACCCACGGCCGGGGCGCGGATCGTGCTGGACGACGATCAGGCGCATTACCTGCGCGCGGTGATGCGGCGCGAGGACGGTGCGGCGCTGGCGGTGTTCAATGGCCGGGATGGCGAATGGGCCGCACGGTTGGTGGCGATCGGCAAGCGCGGTGCCGCGGTCGATCTGGACCACCAGACCCGGGCACCGGCGCCGGAGCGGCGGCTGGAGCTGATCATGGCGCCGGTCAAGCGCGGCCCGGTGGAACTGGCGGTGGAAAAGGCGACCGAGCTGGGCGTCACCGCGATCCGTTTCGCCATCACCCGGCGAACGGTCGTCGACCGGCTGCGCCTGGACCGGCTGACGGCGATCGCGCGGGAAGCGGCCGAACAATGCGAACGCCTGAGCCTGCCGCTGATCGTCGAGGCGGCGCCGCTGGATGCCGTGCTGGATCGCGTGCAGAGTGAGGCATCGGCGGCAGCCGACGGGCCGCTGCCGGTGCTGTTCGGCGACGAGACCGGCGGGGGCGTGGCGCTCGCCATGGCCGCGGCCGGGCTTGCTGGCGCGCCGGTCGGCCTGCTTGTCGGCCCCGAGGGCGGCTTCGACCCGGCCGAGCTTGATCGGCTGCGGGCGCGGCCCCATGTGACCGCGATCGGTCTGGGGCCACGTGTGCTCCGGGCCGAGACCGCCGCGATCGCGGGGCTGGCCGTGCTTCAGGCGCTGGCACCCGAAGGTGGCGGTCCGCGATGCAGGCAGGCCGTGCCCTGA
- a CDS encoding MurR/RpiR family transcriptional regulator: MTAPDAPDPEARDPDTVLARIAGALDDLSPQLRRAARHLLDHPDRVAVVSMRRLADEAGVVPASFVRLAERLGFAGFTDLAAVFRARLVAAGAGGYADRARRLHRIAAPGEPAALIAGYLAADRANLDRTLSDDRVPALAAAATALAGARRVVVVGQRKCHVLGFYLAYALDLVRPGVVLAGDAAGLLPDALRGLGAGDVLVAVTIARYARSTRDAAVFAAGAGATVIAITDSPDAPVAAYAGHVLTMAHDGPGVFRSLTGGLALSQALVGLVAVAGGTAADDRVAAAEAHLDGFRTFVDGGAQWPVGRRRMRRNDRSTAGPAGNQGQTSPE, from the coding sequence ATGACGGCCCCCGACGCCCCGGACCCTGAAGCCCGCGATCCCGACACTGTGCTGGCGCGGATCGCCGGTGCGCTGGATGATCTGAGCCCGCAACTGCGCCGGGCTGCCCGCCATCTGCTCGACCATCCCGACCGGGTGGCCGTGGTGTCGATGCGCCGGCTGGCCGACGAGGCCGGGGTGGTGCCGGCCAGCTTCGTGCGGCTGGCCGAGCGGCTGGGCTTTGCCGGTTTCACCGATCTGGCGGCGGTGTTCCGGGCGCGGCTGGTGGCGGCCGGCGCCGGCGGCTATGCCGATCGCGCGCGGCGCCTGCACCGGATTGCCGCCCCCGGAGAGCCGGCGGCGCTGATCGCCGGATATCTGGCCGCCGACCGCGCCAATCTTGATCGCACCCTGAGCGATGACAGGGTGCCGGCGCTGGCGGCCGCGGCAACCGCCCTGGCCGGTGCCCGCCGGGTGGTGGTGGTGGGGCAGCGCAAATGCCATGTGCTGGGCTTCTATCTGGCCTATGCGCTGGATCTGGTGCGGCCGGGGGTGGTGCTGGCCGGCGACGCGGCCGGCCTGCTGCCGGATGCGCTGCGCGGGCTGGGCGCCGGCGACGTGCTGGTGGCGGTGACCATCGCCCGCTATGCCCGCAGCACCCGCGACGCCGCGGTGTTCGCCGCCGGGGCCGGCGCCACGGTGATCGCCATCACCGACAGCCCCGATGCGCCGGTGGCGGCCTATGCCGGCCATGTGCTGACCATGGCCCATGACGGGCCGGGCGTGTTCCGCTCGTTGACCGGCGGGCTGGCGCTGTCTCAGGCCCTGGTCGGGCTGGTGGCGGTGGCGGGCGGCACGGCGGCCGATGATCGCGTGGCGGCGGCCGAAGCCCATCTCGATGGATTCCGCACATTTGTCGATGGCGGCGCGCAATGGCCGGTCGGCCGGCGGCGTATGCGGCGCAATGATCGTTCAACCGCAGGGCCTGCTGGAAATCAAGGGCAGACAAGCCCTGAATGA
- a CDS encoding BKACE family enzyme: MTDAPAVPPAAEPSSPSTPAEPAAEPVLLAVAPNGARRGHGDHPRLPVGPAELADVAVRAADAGAAMIHLHVRDDNGRHSLNPDRYRAAVAAVEDAVGDRLLIQATSEAAGIYRAPDQIAAMRALMPGFCSLALREFLPPIDKGAADPVAEAALQGLLEDLGAAGCGWQWILYDAADVYRLARLRDRGVLPAMGGALALAGGAAPVLYVLGRYAPGGGRVGELVGYLAAQSDTGFDDPWMVCAFGAAELAATGAAVALGGHARLGFENNMNLKNGRTAPDNAALITQAVAVADALGRPLADAAAARRIFGLA; this comes from the coding sequence ATGACCGACGCACCCGCCGTGCCCCCGGCTGCGGAGCCGTCCAGCCCATCGACGCCGGCAGAGCCGGCGGCCGAACCGGTGTTGCTGGCCGTGGCGCCCAACGGTGCCCGGCGCGGCCATGGCGATCATCCACGTCTGCCGGTGGGGCCGGCCGAACTGGCGGATGTGGCGGTCCGGGCCGCCGATGCCGGTGCCGCGATGATCCATCTGCATGTGCGTGACGACAATGGCCGCCACAGCCTTAACCCCGACCGGTATCGTGCGGCGGTTGCGGCGGTCGAGGATGCGGTGGGTGACCGGCTGCTGATCCAGGCGACCAGCGAGGCGGCAGGCATCTATCGGGCGCCGGACCAGATTGCGGCGATGCGGGCGCTGATGCCGGGCTTCTGTTCGCTGGCTTTGCGGGAGTTCCTGCCGCCGATCGACAAGGGAGCCGCCGACCCTGTGGCTGAAGCCGCCTTGCAGGGATTGCTTGAGGATCTGGGCGCGGCCGGCTGTGGCTGGCAATGGATTCTGTACGACGCGGCCGATGTCTATCGTCTGGCGCGACTGCGCGACCGGGGTGTGCTGCCGGCGATGGGCGGGGCGCTGGCCCTGGCGGGCGGCGCCGCACCAGTGCTGTATGTTCTGGGACGCTATGCCCCCGGCGGTGGCCGGGTGGGCGAACTGGTCGGCTATCTGGCCGCCCAGTCGGATACCGGCTTCGATGACCCGTGGATGGTGTGCGCCTTCGGTGCCGCCGAGCTTGCGGCAACCGGCGCCGCGGTGGCACTGGGCGGACATGCCCGGCTGGGGTTCGAGAACAACATGAACCTGAAGAATGGCCGGACGGCGCCCGACAATGCGGCGCTGATCACCCAGGCTGTGGCGGTGGCCGATGCCCTGGGCCGGCCGCTGGCCGATGCCGCGGCGGCACGCCGCATCTTCGGCCTGGCCTGA
- a CDS encoding aspartate aminotransferase family protein translates to MSDRPSPVSEAPLRRNRATSHVLHRHTGDVLPVAVGGEGCWLIDAEGRRYLDASGGAAVSCLGHGNRRVRDAIMAQLDKVAFAHTGFFTNEPMERLAEMLVEGAPEGIGRACFVSGGSEAIESALKIARQYAVERGDLARTRVIARRQSYHGNTLGALSATGNTGRRRPFLPWVIDDVVHVSPCYAWRHRAADETDIAYGQRLAAEFEHQLRVLGPETVLAFVAEPVVGATLGAVPAVEGYFKAIRQICDRHGVLLILDEVMCGMGRTGYLYACEADGVAPDMIAMAKGLGAGYQPIGAVLVSDAIADVVLHGRLGLMTGHTYMGHPVACAASLAVQEVIRDDGLVARVRGLDATFEGLLRDGLGARPEVGDIRGRGFFRGIELVADRASKRPFPATAGLAKRIKAAAFDLGLICYPGNGTADGIDGDHILLAPPFIATEDELALAVERLGQAIDRAMADAGLRAA, encoded by the coding sequence ATGTCGGACCGACCCTCGCCCGTATCCGAAGCCCCGCTGCGCCGCAACCGCGCGACCTCTCATGTCCTGCACCGCCATACCGGCGATGTCCTGCCGGTGGCGGTGGGCGGCGAGGGGTGCTGGCTGATCGATGCCGAGGGGCGGCGATATCTGGATGCCTCCGGCGGTGCCGCGGTGTCGTGTCTGGGGCATGGCAACCGGCGGGTGCGCGACGCGATCATGGCCCAGCTCGACAAGGTTGCCTTCGCCCATACCGGCTTCTTCACCAACGAGCCGATGGAACGGCTGGCCGAGATGCTGGTCGAGGGCGCGCCAGAGGGCATCGGCCGGGCCTGTTTCGTCTCGGGCGGGTCCGAGGCGATCGAGAGCGCGCTGAAGATCGCCCGGCAATATGCGGTCGAGCGCGGCGATCTGGCACGCACACGGGTGATCGCGCGGCGCCAGAGCTATCATGGCAACACCCTCGGCGCCCTGTCGGCGACCGGCAATACCGGCCGGCGGCGGCCCTTCCTGCCCTGGGTGATCGATGATGTGGTGCATGTCTCACCCTGCTATGCCTGGCGGCATCGCGCGGCAGACGAAACCGACATCGCCTATGGTCAGCGGTTGGCGGCGGAATTCGAGCACCAGTTGCGGGTGCTGGGCCCTGAGACGGTGCTGGCCTTCGTGGCCGAGCCGGTGGTGGGGGCGACCCTTGGCGCGGTGCCGGCGGTCGAGGGGTATTTCAAGGCGATCCGTCAGATCTGCGACCGCCATGGCGTGCTGCTGATTCTGGACGAGGTGATGTGCGGCATGGGCCGTACCGGCTATCTGTATGCCTGTGAGGCCGATGGCGTGGCGCCCGACATGATCGCCATGGCCAAGGGTCTGGGGGCGGGTTATCAGCCGATCGGCGCGGTGCTGGTGTCGGATGCGATCGCCGATGTGGTGCTGCATGGCCGGCTGGGGCTGATGACCGGTCACACCTATATGGGCCATCCGGTTGCATGCGCCGCATCGCTGGCGGTGCAGGAGGTGATCCGCGACGACGGGTTGGTGGCGCGTGTGCGTGGCCTGGACGCGACGTTCGAGGGCTTGTTGCGCGACGGTCTGGGCGCGCGGCCCGAGGTCGGCGATATCCGTGGCCGCGGTTTCTTCCGCGGCATCGAACTGGTGGCCGACCGGGCGAGCAAGCGGCCGTTTCCCGCCACGGCCGGGCTGGCGAAGCGGATCAAGGCGGCGGCCTTCGATCTGGGCCTGATCTGCTATCCGGGCAATGGCACCGCCGATGGCATCGATGGCGATCATATCCTGCTGGCGCCGCCCTTCATCGCCACCGAGGACGAACTGGCCCTGGCGGTGGAGCGGCTGGGCCAGGCGATCGACCGGGCGATGGCCGATGCCGGCCTGCGCGCCGCATGA
- a CDS encoding TRAP transporter permease, with product MATSGAGGRKTPAGGMSGAGPAQDPDLDVGDTAAAEALVAQVEAGARHPDSRMMRWLIVAVCLGWSAFQLYIAYVPFDQFLARVFHLTFALVLTFLCYPAYRDPHGRLAKLLEPLSGGPGSATRKVPFYDLVLLAASMVAVLYLWWDYQNIVMRAGLPLERDVWFGIAAIVLLLEAARRTLGPALAILAIVFLIYCVVGPWMPGIIRHQGVPLDFLMTDMYLSDTGIFGVPIGVSVSFVFLFVLFGALLDRAGAGKYFIDVAFSLLGHLRGGPAKAAVVASGLTGLVSGSSIANTVTTGTFTIPLMKKVGLPAYKAGAVEVAASTNGQLMPPVMGAAAFIMAEILGIPYLDVVRAALIPAVISYLALVYVVHLEACKLDLKPVPKSELPRFRQTFVAGIHFLVPVVVLVYYLVVLQRSATLSVLLAIEAMAVIMLIQRPIIAWLTRDRDQPVGPQLRDGFIQGLDDIFQGLVMGARNMVSVGVATAAAGIIVGAVTITGLVGRFVTLIDVISFGNIYLMLVLTAITSIILGMGLPTTANYIIMATLTAPVIVQLGGDAGLVFPLIAAHLFVFYFGILADDTPPVGLAAYAAAAIAKADPIKTGIQGFTYDMRTAILPFIFLFNTDLLMVSGVDDAGRAIWIDDPIHLIWISICALAAMFAFAAGVQGWFGRACLWWERLALFAIAFLMFRPGFVAPYIPVLDRLAVQAIALGLFVLFYLYQRRTAGPTRPAKLIPGR from the coding sequence ATGGCCACATCCGGAGCGGGAGGGCGCAAGACGCCCGCAGGCGGCATGTCAGGGGCAGGCCCGGCACAGGATCCGGATCTCGACGTCGGCGACACCGCCGCGGCAGAGGCGCTGGTCGCCCAGGTCGAGGCCGGTGCCCGCCACCCGGACAGCCGGATGATGCGCTGGCTGATCGTGGCGGTCTGCCTGGGCTGGTCGGCGTTCCAGTTGTACATCGCCTATGTGCCCTTCGACCAGTTCCTGGCCCGGGTGTTTCACCTGACCTTCGCCCTGGTGCTGACCTTCCTGTGCTACCCCGCCTATCGCGATCCCCATGGCCGGCTGGCGAAGCTTCTGGAGCCCCTGTCCGGCGGCCCCGGCTCCGCCACCCGCAAGGTGCCGTTCTATGATCTGGTGCTGCTGGCGGCCTCGATGGTGGCCGTGCTGTACCTGTGGTGGGATTACCAGAACATCGTGATGCGCGCCGGTCTGCCGCTGGAACGCGATGTCTGGTTCGGTATCGCCGCGATCGTGCTGCTGTTGGAAGCGGCGCGGCGCACATTGGGGCCGGCGCTGGCGATCCTTGCCATCGTCTTCCTGATCTATTGCGTCGTCGGGCCCTGGATGCCGGGCATCATCCGCCATCAGGGCGTGCCGCTCGATTTCCTGATGACCGACATGTATCTCAGCGACACCGGCATCTTCGGGGTGCCGATCGGGGTGTCGGTCAGCTTCGTGTTCCTGTTCGTGCTGTTCGGTGCCCTGCTCGACCGGGCCGGGGCCGGCAAGTACTTCATCGACGTGGCGTTCTCGCTGCTGGGCCATCTGCGCGGCGGTCCCGCCAAGGCCGCCGTGGTGGCATCGGGCCTGACCGGACTGGTCTCGGGTTCGTCGATCGCCAACACCGTCACCACCGGCACCTTCACCATTCCGCTGATGAAGAAGGTGGGGCTGCCGGCCTACAAGGCCGGCGCGGTCGAAGTCGCGGCCTCGACCAACGGCCAGCTGATGCCGCCGGTGATGGGGGCCGCCGCCTTCATCATGGCCGAAATCCTGGGCATTCCCTATCTGGACGTGGTGCGTGCGGCCCTGATCCCGGCGGTGATCTCGTATCTGGCGCTGGTCTATGTGGTGCATCTGGAAGCCTGCAAGCTGGACCTGAAGCCGGTACCGAAATCGGAGCTGCCGCGCTTCCGCCAGACCTTCGTCGCCGGTATCCACTTTCTGGTGCCGGTGGTGGTGCTGGTCTATTACCTGGTGGTGCTGCAGCGCTCGGCGACCCTGTCGGTGCTGCTGGCGATCGAGGCAATGGCGGTGATCATGCTGATCCAGCGGCCGATCATCGCCTGGCTGACCCGCGACCGCGACCAGCCGGTGGGGCCGCAACTGCGCGACGGCTTTATCCAGGGCCTGGACGACATCTTCCAGGGCCTGGTGATGGGCGCGCGCAACATGGTGTCGGTGGGCGTGGCCACGGCCGCGGCCGGCATCATCGTCGGTGCCGTCACCATCACCGGCCTTGTCGGCCGGTTCGTGACGCTGATCGACGTGATCAGCTTCGGCAATATCTATCTGATGCTGGTGCTGACGGCGATCACCTCGATCATCCTGGGCATGGGGCTGCCGACCACCGCCAACTACATCATCATGGCCACGCTGACCGCGCCGGTGATCGTGCAGCTGGGCGGCGATGCCGGGCTGGTGTTCCCGCTGATTGCGGCGCATCTGTTCGTGTTCTATTTCGGCATCCTGGCCGACGACACGCCCCCGGTGGGGTTGGCTGCCTATGCGGCGGCGGCGATCGCCAAGGCCGATCCGATCAAGACCGGCATTCAGGGCTTCACCTATGATATGCGGACCGCGATCCTGCCGTTCATCTTCCTGTTCAACACCGATCTGCTGATGGTGTCGGGGGTGGATGACGCGGGCCGGGCGATCTGGATCGACGACCCGATCCATCTGATCTGGATCTCGATCTGCGCGCTGGCGGCGATGTTCGCCTTTGCAGCCGGTGTGCAGGGCTGGTTCGGCCGGGCCTGCCTGTGGTGGGAGCGTCTGGCGCTGTTCGCCATCGCCTTCCTGATGTTCCGGCCGGGCTTCGTGGCACCCTATATCCCGGTGCTGGACCGGCTGGCGGTGCAGGCGATCGCGCTGGGGCTGTTCGTGCTGTTCTATCTCTATCAACGGCGCACGGCCGGTCCGACCCGGCCGGCGAAACTGATACCGGGGCGTTGA
- the ubiA gene encoding 4-hydroxybenzoate octaprenyltransferase, with product MAEPAARAEAGHTDIHADRGLLRILPGSVKPYALLARWDRPIGWWLLLLPGLWAIALAAPAGGLPDIGLMVLFLVGAIAMRGFGCTINDLADRHYDARVERTRGRPIPSGQVTPRQALLFLVPQGLIGLVVLLMLPVPAIVIGLASVLLIVPYPFMKRITYWPQAWLGLTFNWAALVGWAAASGAHDLPTMLPGLLLYAGGIFWTLGYDTIYAHQDREDDLMVGVKSTALALGRRTKPAVAVFYAIFWLFTVAAGLSAGFGVGWVLAMAFTGSHLLWQVRRLDIDDPAMCLRLFKSNRDLGLVLLATIILARHALGGGLLPGGLGG from the coding sequence ATGGCCGAACCGGCAGCCAGGGCAGAGGCCGGCCACACCGACATTCATGCCGATCGCGGGCTGCTGCGCATATTGCCCGGTTCTGTAAAGCCTTACGCCCTGCTGGCCCGCTGGGACCGGCCGATCGGCTGGTGGCTGCTGCTGCTGCCGGGGCTGTGGGCGATCGCGCTGGCGGCACCGGCCGGCGGCCTGCCGGATATCGGGCTGATGGTGCTGTTCCTTGTGGGCGCCATCGCCATGCGCGGTTTCGGCTGCACGATCAACGATCTGGCCGACCGGCATTACGATGCCCGGGTGGAGCGGACCCGCGGCCGGCCGATCCCAAGCGGCCAGGTGACGCCGCGTCAGGCGCTGCTGTTCCTGGTGCCGCAGGGGCTGATCGGGCTGGTCGTGCTGCTGATGCTGCCGGTGCCGGCGATCGTGATCGGCCTCGCCTCGGTCCTGCTGATCGTGCCCTATCCGTTCATGAAGCGGATCACCTATTGGCCGCAGGCCTGGCTGGGGCTCACCTTCAACTGGGCGGCTCTGGTCGGCTGGGCGGCCGCCAGCGGTGCCCACGATCTGCCCACCATGCTGCCCGGCCTGCTGCTCTATGCCGGCGGCATCTTTTGGACGCTGGGCTATGACACCATCTATGCCCATCAGGACCGCGAGGACGACCTGATGGTGGGGGTGAAATCCACCGCCCTCGCCCTGGGCCGCCGCACGAAGCCGGCGGTGGCGGTGTTCTATGCCATCTTCTGGCTATTCACGGTGGCGGCCGGGCTCAGCGCCGGCTTCGGCGTCGGCTGGGTGCTGGCGATGGCCTTCACCGGCTCGCATCTGCTGTGGCAGGTCCGCCGCCTCGACATCGACGACCCGGCCATGTGCCTCAGGCTGTTCAAATCCAACCGCGATCTGGGGCTGGTGCTGCTGGCCACGATCATTCTGGCCCGTCATGCCCTTGGCGGGGGCCTGCTCCCCGGCGGCCTCGGCGGATGA
- the gshA gene encoding glutamate--cysteine ligase, giving the protein MHTLILPLLDDIIAARADKVTAWFDARFDETPALPYSSVDLRHSGVKLAPVDTNLFSAGFNNISRAARGRAADRFRTHLARIAPEGGRLLLVPENHTRNLHYLENVRVLAEIIETAGWEVRLGSLMYDLDEAMVLETATGADIRVEPLRREGGRIGTLDGFVPDVVLMNNDMTAGAPSILVGLDQPVIPPLELGWYRRRKSGHFAAYGQVADAFAEEFDIDPWLIQALWHQCGQINFREKAGLGCVARGVDKVVHLTREKYRQYGIESDPYVFVKADSGTYGMGVMTAKSGEDILEMNKKTRHKMNVIKEGALNTEVIVQEGVPTVDLIDGESAEPVIYLVDGRAVGGFYRVNKGRGEYDSLNAMGAYFTQMCDEVEPRIEPASGANDAPCPFRVFGVVGGLAALAAAREQVI; this is encoded by the coding sequence ATGCACACACTCATTCTGCCGCTTCTCGACGACATCATCGCCGCCCGCGCCGACAAGGTGACGGCGTGGTTCGATGCCCGGTTCGACGAGACCCCGGCACTGCCCTACAGCTCGGTCGATCTGCGCCATTCCGGCGTGAAGCTGGCACCGGTCGACACCAATCTGTTCTCGGCCGGGTTCAACAACATCTCGCGCGCGGCGCGCGGTCGCGCCGCCGACCGGTTCCGCACCCATCTGGCGCGCATCGCCCCTGAGGGCGGCCGACTGCTGCTGGTGCCCGAGAACCACACCCGCAACCTGCATTACCTGGAAAATGTCCGGGTGCTGGCCGAGATCATCGAGACCGCCGGCTGGGAGGTGCGTCTTGGCAGCCTGATGTATGATCTCGACGAGGCGATGGTGCTGGAAACCGCCACCGGCGCCGATATCCGGGTGGAACCGCTGCGCCGCGAGGGTGGGCGGATCGGCACCCTCGACGGCTTCGTGCCCGATGTGGTGCTGATGAACAACGACATGACCGCCGGTGCGCCCTCGATCCTCGTCGGGCTGGACCAGCCGGTGATCCCGCCTTTGGAGCTTGGCTGGTATCGCCGCCGCAAGAGCGGCCATTTCGCAGCTTATGGTCAGGTCGCCGACGCCTTCGCCGAGGAATTCGACATCGATCCCTGGCTGATCCAGGCGCTGTGGCACCAGTGCGGCCAGATCAATTTCCGCGAGAAGGCCGGGCTTGGCTGTGTGGCGCGCGGCGTCGACAAGGTCGTGCACCTGACCCGCGAGAAATATCGCCAGTATGGTATCGAGAGCGACCCCTATGTCTTCGTCAAGGCCGACAGCGGCACCTATGGCATGGGCGTGATGACCGCCAAGTCGGGCGAGGACATTCTTGAGATGAACAAGAAGACCCGCCACAAGATGAACGTCATCAAGGAAGGCGCGCTGAACACCGAGGTGATCGTTCAGGAAGGCGTGCCCACGGTCGACCTGATCGACGGCGAAAGCGCCGAGCCGGTGATCTATCTGGTCGATGGCCGCGCGGTCGGCGGCTTCTATCGGGTCAACAAGGGCCGTGGCGAGTATGACAGCCTGAACGCCATGGGCGCCTATTTTACCCAGATGTGCGACGAGGTGGAACCCCGCATCGAGCCCGCCAGTGGCGCCAATGACGCGCCATGCCCGTTCCGCGTCTTCGGCGTGGTCGGCGGTCTGGCGGCGCTGGCGGCGGCGCGTGAGCAGGTGATCTGA
- a CDS encoding TAXI family TRAP transporter solute-binding subunit, with product MFVRKSALAASVLAGGMALGGGQALAATDILIGGGAVTGVYYQVALQACAIINKQAADKLNCVGRPALGSVFNVNAVSRGLLDFGVAQSDANYNAWNGAADWDGKKVENLRSVFSVHPETVLLVTRKDTGIKSVDDLKGKSVNIGNPGSGQRGNAMDVLEMYGLDPEKDLNAQGLQQGEASRALVDQKVDAFFYTVGNPSAAIEDPANSTQIDLVDINSDAIKKFVEERPYYVMTTIPAGTYRGVDEPTETYAVKATMVTSSDVSEETVYNFVKTFFDNFDAFKASNAAFKDLDPKSMLDGLTAPLHPGAETYFKEKGWM from the coding sequence ATGTTTGTTCGTAAATCAGCCCTCGCGGCCAGTGTTCTTGCCGGTGGCATGGCGTTGGGCGGCGGCCAGGCCCTGGCTGCCACCGACATCCTGATCGGCGGCGGCGCCGTTACCGGTGTCTATTATCAGGTGGCGTTGCAGGCCTGCGCGATCATCAACAAGCAGGCGGCCGACAAGCTGAACTGCGTCGGCCGCCCGGCGCTGGGTTCGGTGTTCAACGTCAATGCCGTCAGCCGTGGCCTGCTCGATTTCGGCGTGGCCCAGTCCGACGCCAATTACAACGCCTGGAACGGCGCCGCCGACTGGGACGGCAAGAAGGTCGAGAACCTGCGCAGCGTGTTCTCGGTGCATCCCGAAACCGTGCTGCTGGTGACCCGCAAGGACACCGGCATCAAGTCGGTCGACGACCTGAAGGGCAAGTCGGTCAATATCGGCAACCCCGGCTCGGGTCAGCGCGGTAACGCCATGGACGTGCTGGAGATGTATGGCCTGGACCCTGAGAAGGATCTGAACGCCCAGGGCTTGCAGCAGGGCGAGGCCTCGCGCGCGCTGGTCGACCAGAAGGTCGATGCCTTCTTCTACACCGTCGGCAATCCGTCGGCGGCGATCGAGGATCCGGCGAATTCGACCCAGATCGATCTGGTCGACATCAACTCGGATGCGATCAAGAAGTTCGTCGAGGAGCGGCCCTATTACGTGATGACCACCATCCCCGCCGGCACCTATCGCGGTGTCGACGAGCCGACCGAGACCTATGCGGTCAAGGCGACGATGGTGACCAGCTCGGATGTGTCGGAAGAGACGGTCTACAACTTCGTGAAGACCTTCTTCGACAATTTCGATGCCTTCAAGGCGTCGAACGCGGCGTTCAAGGATCTTGATCCCAAGTCGATGCTCGACGGTCTGACCGCGCCGCTGCATCCTGGTGCCGAGACGTACTTCAAGGAAAAGGGCTGGATGTAA